A region of Coccinella septempunctata chromosome 5, icCocSept1.1, whole genome shotgun sequence DNA encodes the following proteins:
- the LOC123314263 gene encoding cytochrome P450 306a1 — MLSVVFLIVILSLFAISSWRKNSLLPPGPWNIPIIGSLLWLNAKEPYKTLHEFAKKYGSIYGLYMGNIYTVVLSDAKLIKKVLSKEVTTGRAPLYVTHGLMKGCGLICAQGDLWKDQRKFVFNFLRNIGGAKVSSQRTAMEKLILKHANGFVEYVESKGESSSFRPLEHLRHAVGSFMNEIVFGESWSKEDETWIYLQHLQEEGTKYIGIAGPVNFIPILRFLPEFRRNLKFLQEGLEITHKLYDDIIEKHRQALEEDMKDPNFEPCNLLDAFLYEKHKKKNSAEGEFYSDQQLRYLLADMFGAGLDTTLTTLSWYLLFISLNEDFQKLVHEELSTVLQGKPATMSDFQYLPYFEASIAEVQRIRSTVPVGIPHGTLGPIEIEGYRIPKGTMIIPLQWAVHMDDDAWGNPEIFDPRRFIDDNGRFFRPDNLIPFQSGKRICVGEELAKMLLYLFASAILQKYELSVNRREAVNLNGDCGITLSPDNYEIVFKQIKT; from the exons ATGTTATCCGTAGTCTTTTTAATAGTGATTCTTTCACTTTTCGCTATATCAAGTTGGAGAAAAAACAGTTTGCTCCCACCAGGACCCTGGAATATCCCAATAATTGGTTCATTGCTCTGGCTGAATGCTAAAGAACCATACAAGACGCTGCACGAATTTGCAAAGAAATACGGATCGATCTATGGTCTCTATATGGGAAATATATACACAGTggttctttccgatgccaaactCATCAAAAAGGTCCTTTCCAAAGAGGTTACCACAGGAAGGGCTCCTTTATATGTCACTCATGGCCTGATGAAGGGATGTG GTCTGATCTGTGCCCAAGGAGACCTCTGGAAAGACCAACGAAAGTTCGTATTCAATTTTCTGCGAAACATTGGTGGTGCCAAAGTGAGCTCACAAAGGACTGCTATGGAAAAATTGATTCTAAAACATGCCAACGGTTTTGTTGAA TATGTTGAGAGCAAAGGAGAGTCCTCTTCTTTTCGACCTTTGGAACATTTACGACATGCCGTTGGTTCTTTTATGAACGAAATTGTTTTCGGTGAGTCTTGGTCGAAGGAGGATGAAACCTGGATATATTTACAGCACTTGCAAGAGGAAGGCACTAAGTATATAGGCATCGCTGGTCCGGTTAATTTCATCCCAATACTGAG GTTTCTTCCAGAGTTTCGAAGGAATCTCAAGTTTCTTCAAGAAGGCCTTGAAATAACTCATAAGTTGTACGACGACATCATCGAAAAACATCGCCAGGCTTTAGAGGAAGATATGAAAGATCCCAATTTTGAACCATGTAATCTTTTGGACGCATTTCTGTACGAAAAACataagaagaaaaattcagCAGAGGGAGAATTCTATAGCGACCAACAACTTAGATATTTGCTGGCAGATATGTTCGGTGCAGGGCTGGATACTACATTAACTACTTTGAG TTGGTACTTGCTCTTCATAAGCCTCAACGAAGATTTCCAAAAACTAGTGCATGAAGAACTAAGTACGGTATTACAAGGAAAACCTGCAACCATGAGTGATTTTCAGTATTTACCATATTTCGAAGCTTCCATAGCTGAAGTACAGAGGATTAGGTCTACAGTACCTGTGGGTATACCACATGGTACACTGGGACCAATTGAAATAGAGGGATATCGTATACCGAAAGGTACCATGATTATTCCACTGCAATGGGCTGTTCATATGGACGATGATGCTTGGGGAAATCCAGAGATTTTCGATCCACGAAGATTCATTGACGATAATGGCAGATTTTTTAGGCCGGACAATCTTATCCCTTTCCAAAGTG GAAAAAGAATATGTGTTGGAGAGGAACTGGCAAAAATGTTGCTGTACTTATTCGCATCTGCAATATTACAAAAGTATGAGTTATCTGTGAATAGAAGAGAGGCTGTCAACTTGAACGGAGACTGTGGAATAACTCTGTCACCTGATAATTATGAAATAGTTTTCAAACaaataaaaacttga
- the LOC123313527 gene encoding cytochrome P450 18a1, translated as MLIFDSARRVLWEIQQGDVSTILLVFFSVLVLVRLLQKFREFISLPPGPWGLPIVGCLYFLKKDLHIHYRDLAKKYGSLYSTRFGSHLIVVLSDHKMIRELFRREEFTGRPITEFTKILGGYGLINTAGKLWKDQRKFVHEGLRHFGMSYLGSKKAQMETRITNEVQEFLSVLKTKRGEKVDLNPYFAVSISNVICEILMSVRFSFDDKRFRRFMQLIDEGFKLFGSLDKAAYIPIMRFLPGNWKTLNQIKQNRNEMGEFLQETIDEHRRTFKNDQIRDILDTYLLEIERAQEQGTGHCLFEGKDHDRQVQQILGDLFTAGMETIKSSLQWAVLFMLHHPDLMKAVKEELDEVVGRDRLPRLEDMPYLPVTESTILEVLRRSSIVPLGTAHAPTRDIKLNGFHLPKHVQVIPLLHAVHMDPNLWDDPERFNPSRFINAEGKVVRPEFFLPFGVGRRVCLGEILARMELFLFFSNFMHTFDVSTPADETLPSLTGIAGVTISPNQYNVMLEPRPNGWDKPSTSIRSTGSH; from the exons ATGTTGATTTTCGATAGTGCAAGAAGGGTGTTATGGGAAATACAGCAGGGGGATGTATCTACAATTCTGTTAGTTTTCTTCAGTGTACTAGTGCTTGTTCGATTACTGCAAAAATTCAGGGAATTCATTTCCCTGCCACCAGGACCCTGGGGTTTGCCCATAGTCGGTTGCTTGTACTTCCTCAAAAAGGATCTACATATCCACTACAGGGACCTGGCAAAGAAATATGGCTCCTTGTACTCCACCAGATTCGGCAGTCACCTAATCGTTGTTTTGAGTGACCACAAGATGATAAGAGAATTGTTCAGGAGAGAAGAGTTCACTGGAAGACCAATCACTGAGTTCACTAAGATTTTGGGAGGCTACG GTCTTATCAATACCGCTGGTAAACTGTGGAAAGACCAGAGAAAATTCGTGCATGAAGGCCTCCGCCACTTCGGGATGTCTTACCTGGGATCCAAGAAGGCCCAGATGGAAACCAGGATCACCAATGAGGTCCAGGAATTCCTCAGCGTTCTCAAGACCAAGAGAGGAGAAAAAGTCGATTTGAACCCTTACTTCGCAGTGTCGATTTCGAACGTCATCTGCGAGATTCTGATGAGTGTGAGGTTCTCCTTCGATGACAAGAGGTTCAGGAGGTTCATGCAGCTCATCGACGAAGGTTTCAAGCTGTTCGGGTCGTTGGATAAGGCTGCATACATCCCAATCATGAGATTCCTCCCAGGAAACTGGAAAACTTTGAACCAGATCAAACAG AATCGTAACGAGATGGGTGAATTCCTACAAGAAACCATCGATGAACATAGAAGAACGTTCAAGAACGATCAAATTAGGGATATCCTCGACACTTATCTGTTGGAAATCGAAAGAGCTCAAGAGCAAGGCACCGGTCACTGTTTGTTCGAAGGAAAAGACCACG ATCGCCAAGTGCAGCAGATTTTGGGAGATCTCTTCACGGCCGGTATGGAAACCATCAAGAGTTCTCTGCAATGGGCTGTTCTCTTCATGCTTCACCATCCGGACCTCATGAAAGCCGTCAAGGAAGAATTAGACGAGGTGGTTGGCAGAGATCGCCTTCCTCGATTGGAAGACATGCCCTACTTGCCAGTAACAGAATCCACCATCCTAGAGGTCCTGAGAAGATCGAGCATAGTACCATTGGGGACTGCACACGCACCCACAAG GGATATCAAACTGAACGGCTTCCACCTACCAAAACACGTCCAAGTGATCCCATTGCTCCACGCTGTCCACATGGACCCCAACCTATGGGATGACCCAGAGAGATTCAACCCTTCTAGGTTCATCAACGCGGAAGGAAAAGTCGTGAGACCAGAATTTTTCCTACCCTTCGGAGTGGGAAGAAGGGTGTGTCTAGGAGAGATTTTGGCAAGGATGGAGCTGTTCCTGTTCTTCTCCAACTTCATGCATACCTTCGACGTATCCACCCCAGCGGATGAAACCCTTCCCAGCTTGACCGGCATCGCTGGCGTTACCATAAGTCCAAACCAGTACAATGTGATGTTAGAGCCAAGGCCAAACGGTTGGGACAAACCGTCCACTAGCATAAGATCAACTGGAAGTCACTAA